The Vespa velutina chromosome 4, iVesVel2.1, whole genome shotgun sequence genome has a window encoding:
- the LOC124948379 gene encoding uncharacterized protein LOC124948379 isoform X4 gives MFLVLLTCVVGTLSLAGNDRGVPNLVQRNQRYALSEFLIPPPLPQLPSRVFPGGRTGRTTNPHPAESPGYFSKFISWLNPFTSGTTVETPLLPPPETLHPPKFVQSHVPPLPPSGQPPGLPLATSQVYNALPPPVFDRLPLPQPPSPADIYNKLNPQAKNKNCNPCNKIPWLPMNLGGAYLPPSNQDGHIGVVTGEYLPPSNHGLVAAASQEVKIPDFFYAPSLQNGEIPSIGPLPNPHLYPGPMPPLFKAEVFDYPARTNYPTKGNLQHHEVPVSTVIETSPSLSLGISNDQTNNSGDRNLGIPQEGQTIFESHQVSGSSHTEFGNQGYGGVQIDLFSSASHENQQGPVVYPNLNKENDATSIKENFDESKINQFTEPNASGNFEHTNFGNNQQFVDSSRLDFQKTDQTVPSSVIGNDHYVFGNTELGQQTYNSDISSSIGIVKDSHASGTDGFSNIGNPIYFEESPLTDLTKTSESRTDSPSISSPSTFIDLDREQNSKATLDYESRPNSFQVQQEINRLGLLGGSNDSFLNYSTESNVIKDLFRIDKINEQTWRNTKPTTLTTEGLQNFDTLFVAPQAQLTDSWSVVLSTTMRTTQDETLLNNLEKNKDTNKEDHSLQQYGGKRNKQVQVIIPYTSQYTPLPFHTSYDDKDNVEQTQQRTVSFVDVSNRDNYVSEESRSESKVISLPETVTVSSNLNILDDHTTKVVTTTTESVFNISTKKVNNSIDVHRLQKNIDNWTIQEYSRGTTFSTILPSSSRPYLQPSKKIPNEYFTTTESGEHVNGLNDHEENVKSFALAGFSFNDIEDEGPNSFEESRIQTIHVENPTTKAEFNTSNVNENNSNVTTKKQESSWKTFPVSISTVDKERVYVVTPQTTTTVATERREEENKSSTKSSKKGSVVYSKSIKSKQDEFEKIERAYQVLPQAVNNLAVASTGPETLPLWGIMEHEEFALLGQNEDENNDDESIVAPILYAGHSKVSRARR, from the exons ATGTTCTTAGTATTGTTGACATGTGTCGTTGGTACACTTTCATTAGCCGGCAATGATCGAGGGGTTCCAAATTTGGTACAACGAAATCAAAGATACGCCTTGAGCGAATTTTTGAtcccaccaccactaccacaaCTGCCATCACGCGTATTTCCCGGAGGAAGGACTGGACGAACTACTAATCCACATCCTGCTGAATCTCCTGGTTATTTCTCAAAATTCATAAGTTGGTTAAATCCGTTTACAAGTGGTACTACCGTGGAAACGCCTTTACTTCCACCTCCTGAAACGCTCCATCCGCCAAAGTTTGTTCAATCACATGtgccaccactaccaccatcggGACAACCACCTGGATTGCCATTAGCAACGTCTCAAGTTTACAATGCACTACCACCACCTGTCTTTGACAGACTACCATTGCCCCAACCGCCGTCTCCCGCAGATATTTACAACAAACTAAATCCACAGGCCAAAAACAAGAATTGTAATCCGTGCAACAAAATTCCTTGGTTACCCATGAATCTTGGAGGAGCTTACCTTCCTCCAAGCAATCAAGATGGACATATTGGAGTTGTGACTGGAGAATATCTTCCACCGAGTAATCACGGACTCGTTGCTGCTGCATCTCAGGAGGTCAAAATACCAGACTTTTTTTATGCACCATCTTTACAAAACGGAGAAATTCCATCGATCGGACCTCTACCGAATCCACATTTGTATCCAGGTCCTATGCCTCCTCTGTTCAAAGCAGAAGTGTTTGATTATCCTGCACGAACGAATTATCCTACTAAAGGAAATTTACAACATCACGAGGTACCCGTATCGACTGTTATTGAAACAAGTCCATCGTTGTCTTTAGGAATATCAAACGATCAAACGAACAATTCCGGTGATAGGAATTTAGGAATTCCTCAAGAAGGACAAACCATTTTTGAAAGTCATCAAGTGTCTGGTTCAAGTCATACTGAGTTCGGTAATCAAGGATATGGTGGAGTTCAAATAGACTTGTTTTCTAGTGCTTCTCATGAGAATCAACAAGGACCCGTGGTTTATCCAAatcttaataaagaaaatgatgcaacgtcgattaaagaaaattttgatgaGTCCAAGATAAACCAATTTACAGAACCTAATGCTTCCGGTAATTTCGAGCATACAAATTTTGGGAATAATCAACAATTCGTTGATTCTTCTAGATTGGATTTTCAAAAAACCGATCAGACTGTTCCTTCATCTGTAATAGGAAACGATCATTATGTTTTTGGAAATACAGAGTTGGGACAGCAAACCTACAATAGTGATATCTCATCTAGTATCGGTATAGTTAAAGATTCCCATGCATCAGGTACTGATGGATTTTCCAATATAGGAAATCCAATATATTTTGAAGAATCGCCATTGACAGATCTAACGAAGACGAGCGAAAGTCGTACTGATTCGCCCTCGATATCTTCTCCTTCTACCTTCATTGATCTTGATAGAGAACAAAATTCTAAGGCAACTTTGGATTATGAATCGAGGCCGAATTCTTTCCAAGTACAACaggaaattaatcgattaggATTATTGGGTGGTAGTAATGATagttttttgaattattcgaCAGAAAGTAATGTGATCAAAGACTTATTTAGAATTGACAAAATTAATGAGCAAACATGGAGAAATACTAAACCGACTACTTTGACTACCGAAGGTTTGCAGAATTTTGATACTTTATTCGTAGCACCACAAGCACAATTAACTGATTCTTGGTCAGTCGTTTTGTCGACGACAATGAGGACGACACAAGATGAaactttgttaaataatttagagaaaaacaaagatacaAATAAAGAAGATCATAGTTTACAACAGTatggaggaaagagaaataaacag gtACAGGTAATAATTCCATATACGTCGCAATATACCCCATTACCTTTCCATACGTCCTatgacgataaagataatgtgGAACAAACTCAACAACGGACAGTATCTTTCGTGGACGTATCGAATCGTGACAACTATGTCAGTGAAGAGTCTAGAAGCGAGAGTAAAGTGATAAGTCTTCCAGAAACGGTGACAGTTTCCAgcaatttgaatattttggATGATCATACGACGAAAGTTGTAACAACGACAACTGAAAGTGTCTTTAATATTAGTACGAAGAAAGTTAACAATTCAATAGACGTTCATAGATTACAAAAGAATATCGACAATTGGACGATACAG gAATATTCGCGAGGAACCACTTTTAGCACGATCTTACCCAGTTCTTCTCGTCCTTATCTGCAACCATCGAAAAAAATACCTAACGAATATTTCACGACAACGGAATCTGGCGAACATGTGAACGGTTTGAATGATCacgaagaaaatgtaaaatcttTTGCATTGGCTGGATTCAGTTTTAACGATATCGAGGATGAAGGACCTAATTCATTCGAAGAATCTAGGATACAg ACCATACACGTTGAAAATCCAACAACCAAAGCGGAATTTAATACGTCgaatgtaaatgaaaataactcGAACGTGACCacgaagaaacaagaaagttCTTGGAAAACTTTTCCGGTATCGATTTCGACGGTAGATAAGGAACGAGTCTATGTTGTGACTCCTCAGACAACTACAACGGTTGCAACCGAGCGTCGCGAGGAGGAAAATAAATCGAGCACGAAGAGCTCAAAGAAAGGGAGCGTAGTCTATTCGAAGAGCATCAAGAGTAAGCAGGATGAGTtcgagaaaatagagagagctTATCAAGTTCTACCGCAGGCTGTAAATAATTTAGCTGTGGCTTCCACGGGTCCGGAAACCCTTCCTCTATGGGGAATAATGGAACACGAAGAGTTTGCCTTGTTAGGCCAAAACGAAGACGAGAACAATGACGATGAGTCAATAGTGGCGCCTATCCTTTATGCCGGACATTCTAag gtTTCACGGGCTAGGCGATGA